In Erythrobacter sp. F6033, a single genomic region encodes these proteins:
- a CDS encoding redoxin domain-containing protein yields MKSVKPQPESPFPDIIVPLLSGGEIALGKAAKPENWQMVVVYRGKHCPLCTRYLNELEAVVPQLAELGVEVVAVSADPQERAMTHLAEIPHSFPVGFDLSIEQMQQLGLYISHPRSPEESDRPFAEPGLFVVNEEGHLQIVDLSNIPFARPDLNAMVQGIGFVRNPANNYPIRGTFA; encoded by the coding sequence ATGAAATCCGTTAAACCCCAGCCTGAATCACCCTTCCCTGACATCATTGTACCGCTGCTTAGCGGTGGTGAGATTGCATTGGGCAAAGCAGCCAAGCCAGAAAACTGGCAGATGGTCGTCGTCTATCGCGGCAAGCATTGCCCCCTGTGCACGCGTTACCTCAACGAATTGGAGGCGGTCGTTCCGCAACTGGCCGAGTTGGGCGTCGAAGTGGTGGCGGTGTCTGCCGACCCGCAGGAGCGGGCGATGACGCATCTGGCCGAAATCCCGCACAGCTTCCCGGTCGGATTTGATCTTTCAATCGAGCAAATGCAGCAGCTTGGGCTGTATATTTCCCATCCTCGCTCCCCAGAGGAATCCGATAGGCCGTTCGCTGAACCGGGTCTGTTCGTCGTAAATGAGGAAGGCCATCTCCAGATCGTCGACCTCTCAAACATTCCCTTCGCGCGGCCTGACCTAAACGCAATGGTTCAAGGCATCGGCTTCGTCCGTAATCCTGCAAACAATTACCCGATCCGCGGCACATTTGCCTGA
- a CDS encoding glutathionylspermidine synthase family protein, which produces MLRKTMDERPDWQAIAEANGFVFHHVDGEIYWDERACWQFTLQEVEDEIEDPTTELYAMCLSLVDDACASQELMEKLAIPRSMWDLIANSWRSGEASLYGRFDFAYNGSGPAKMLEFNADTPTSVYETAFFQWRWLEDKIAAGELPAETDQFNRLHEALVERFGQMFTAGSLVHFSAVADHIEDRATVAYFEDVAGQAGLEPRFVGIDQVGIDESGQFVDPEGYQIGAIFKLYPWEDMMREEFAQQVAMSNTSFVEPAWKAILSNKAMLPLLWERHTGHRNLLPAAVAGSDAAKELAAQPHVTKPFFSREGADIELFDGAQHHKGPEQGYGEEGAIIQAYAPIARHSDNHAVIGSWVVGDDPAGMSIREDASPITRDLARFLPHIILG; this is translated from the coding sequence ATGCTGCGCAAAACCATGGATGAACGGCCAGATTGGCAAGCCATTGCCGAGGCAAACGGGTTTGTGTTCCACCATGTTGATGGCGAAATTTATTGGGACGAACGCGCCTGTTGGCAGTTCACGTTGCAAGAAGTCGAAGACGAGATCGAAGATCCCACGACCGAGCTTTACGCAATGTGTCTATCGCTGGTGGATGATGCCTGCGCGTCACAAGAATTGATGGAGAAACTCGCGATCCCGCGCTCAATGTGGGATCTGATTGCCAATTCATGGCGCAGCGGAGAGGCGTCTCTCTATGGCCGCTTCGATTTCGCCTATAACGGCAGCGGCCCGGCCAAAATGCTGGAATTCAACGCTGACACTCCGACCAGCGTCTATGAAACGGCATTCTTCCAATGGCGCTGGCTCGAAGACAAGATCGCGGCAGGCGAACTGCCCGCAGAAACCGACCAATTCAATCGACTGCATGAGGCGTTGGTTGAACGTTTCGGTCAGATGTTCACCGCTGGCAGCCTTGTCCACTTCTCGGCCGTGGCAGACCATATCGAAGACCGCGCAACGGTTGCGTATTTTGAGGATGTCGCGGGCCAAGCAGGGTTGGAGCCTCGCTTTGTCGGGATCGATCAAGTCGGCATTGATGAAAGCGGCCAGTTTGTTGACCCCGAAGGCTATCAGATCGGTGCGATCTTCAAACTGTATCCGTGGGAAGACATGATGCGCGAGGAGTTTGCGCAGCAGGTCGCAATGTCAAACACCAGCTTTGTTGAACCTGCCTGGAAAGCGATCCTTTCAAACAAAGCTATGCTGCCCCTGCTGTGGGAACGGCACACAGGCCACCGTAACCTGCTCCCCGCAGCGGTCGCAGGTTCAGACGCAGCCAAAGAGCTGGCAGCGCAGCCTCACGTCACCAAACCGTTTTTCAGTCGCGAAGGCGCGGATATAGAACTGTTTGACGGCGCTCAGCACCACAAAGGGCCAGAGCAAGGGTATGGCGAAGAGGGCGCAATCATTCAGGCCTACGCTCCGATCGCCCGCCACAGTGACAATCATGCCGTTATCGGCAGCTGGGTCGTTGGCGATGATCCGGCTGGCATGTCCATCCGCGAAGATGCCAGCCCGATCACACGGGATCTCGCCCGATTCCTACCGCATATTATCCTAGGCTAG
- a CDS encoding AbgT family transporter, protein MATGQSTPENNAATAQPAKKNAFTRFLDGVEWLGNLLPHPVTLFALLAVGIVLLSGLFGYLGVAVDDPRPLGAKGVAEDGMIRAVSLMDGDGVRRIFTGLVDNFTGFAPLGVVLVAMLGVGVAEKSGLLSAAVRSLVMGAPPKLVTVAIVFAGIISNTASEVGYVVLIPLGGAIYYALGRHPLAGMAAAFAGVSGGYSANLLIGTIDPLLAGITQEAAQLIDPDYTVLATANWYFMFASTFLVAIIGSLVSIYIVEPKLGEYDSSKADPTILDDGMMQPLTDTERKGLRWAGIALIGVLALMAITLIPEWGILRNAEDGDRMDSPFFDGFVVWIFIFFVAIGYAYGRATGTMKTDRDVIDAMAAALSSLGLYIVLVFFAAQFVAFFGWTNLGAITAVTGATFLVETGMTGPMIFFLFILLCAVINLSLGSASAQWAVTAPIFVPMLMLIGYAPETIQAAYRIGDSTTNIITPMMSYFGLILAWATRYKKDLGVGTLIAMMLPYTMFFLFFWSIFFYLWTFVLGIPVGPGSPTYYTVAG, encoded by the coding sequence ATGGCCACCGGGCAATCCACCCCAGAGAACAACGCAGCGACCGCGCAGCCAGCGAAGAAGAACGCTTTCACACGCTTCCTCGACGGGGTGGAATGGCTGGGCAATTTGCTGCCGCATCCGGTGACTTTGTTTGCCCTGCTGGCGGTGGGCATCGTGCTGCTGTCCGGCCTGTTCGGATATCTCGGTGTGGCGGTGGACGATCCGCGGCCATTGGGCGCAAAGGGCGTGGCCGAGGACGGCATGATCCGCGCCGTCAGCCTGATGGATGGCGACGGGGTGCGGCGGATATTCACCGGGCTGGTCGATAACTTCACCGGCTTTGCGCCGCTGGGTGTGGTGCTGGTCGCGATGCTGGGCGTGGGCGTGGCGGAGAAATCGGGCTTGCTGAGCGCGGCTGTGCGCAGCCTCGTCATGGGCGCGCCGCCCAAGCTGGTGACGGTCGCGATTGTGTTTGCGGGCATCATTTCGAACACCGCGAGCGAGGTGGGCTATGTTGTGCTTATCCCGCTGGGCGGGGCGATCTATTATGCGCTCGGGCGGCATCCACTAGCCGGCATGGCGGCGGCCTTTGCGGGCGTTTCAGGCGGATACAGCGCGAACCTGCTGATCGGGACAATCGACCCGCTGCTGGCCGGTATCACGCAAGAAGCCGCGCAGCTGATCGACCCGGATTACACCGTGCTGGCGACGGCAAACTGGTATTTCATGTTCGCCTCAACCTTCCTCGTGGCGATCATCGGTTCGCTGGTGAGCATCTATATCGTCGAGCCAAAGCTGGGCGAATACGATTCGAGCAAGGCGGATCCGACGATCCTGGATGACGGGATGATGCAGCCGCTGACCGATACCGAGCGCAAGGGGCTGCGCTGGGCTGGGATCGCTCTGATCGGGGTGCTGGCCCTGATGGCGATTACGTTGATCCCGGAATGGGGTATATTGCGCAATGCGGAGGATGGCGACCGGATGGACTCGCCGTTCTTTGATGGGTTTGTGGTATGGATTTTCATCTTCTTCGTCGCGATTGGATACGCCTATGGCCGCGCGACGGGCACGATGAAGACCGACCGCGATGTGATTGACGCCATGGCGGCGGCTTTGTCGTCGCTCGGCCTTTACATCGTGCTGGTGTTCTTCGCCGCGCAATTTGTGGCGTTTTTCGGCTGGACCAATCTGGGCGCGATCACGGCGGTGACGGGGGCAACGTTCCTCGTCGAAACCGGCATGACTGGTCCGATGATCTTCTTCCTGTTCATCCTGCTATGCGCGGTGATCAATCTGTCATTGGGTTCCGCGAGCGCGCAATGGGCGGTGACCGCGCCGATTTTCGTGCCGATGCTGATGCTGATCGGATATGCGCCAGAGACTATTCAGGCGGCGTACCGGATCGGGGACAGCACGACCAATATCATCACGCCGATGATGAGCTATTTCGGGCTGATTCTGGCTTGGGCTACGCGGTATAAGAAAGATTTGGGCGTGGGCACGCTGATCGCGATGATGCTGCCCTACACGATGTTCTTCCTCTTTTTCTGGTCGATCTTCTTCTATCTGTGGACGTTCGTGCTCGGCATCCCCGTCGGGCCGGGATCGCCGACTTACTATACGGTCGCGGGCTGA
- a CDS encoding carotenoid oxygenase family protein: MQITRQPPVKTTLEPSNHPYLSGPWTPVHEELDVDELEVIEGEIPADIDGVYLRNTENPVHQPLGRHHPFDGDAMIHQVSISGGKASYRNRFVRTNCFTQEQIAGGALWGGLMDPPALSKRPGFGAHGSLKDTASTDIIVHAGTAIATLYQCGEAWQMDPITLESLGKASWGPIDGISAHPKVDEATGEMMFFNYSKHAPYMHYGVVDRAGKLAHYVPIPLPGPRLPHDMAITKNWSILNDMPLFWDEELLKRDIHAARIHEGIPTRFALIPRHGQPEDIRWFEASPTYVLHWTNAWEDGDEVVLEGYYQDKPMPDPIEEAGEYSHMMAYVDEHSFQSRLHRWRFNLKTGETTEERLCDKIVEFGMINPDYLMKKSRYIWSTTTRPGWFLFNGYVRHDTETGADQVFQLPDGVYASESPMVPRKDAQSEDDGYLVTFLIDENSGASELAILDASDVTKGPICRARLPHKISSGVHSTWVEHSQLRSDREFKRASLAA, translated from the coding sequence ATGCAGATCACACGTCAGCCGCCGGTCAAAACGACCCTTGAGCCATCGAACCACCCCTACCTCTCCGGACCATGGACGCCGGTGCATGAAGAGTTGGACGTAGACGAGCTCGAAGTGATCGAAGGCGAAATACCCGCCGACATTGATGGCGTTTATCTGCGCAATACGGAAAATCCGGTGCATCAGCCGTTAGGTCGGCACCACCCGTTTGATGGGGATGCGATGATCCATCAGGTTAGCATCAGCGGCGGCAAGGCGAGCTATCGCAACCGATTTGTGCGGACCAATTGCTTCACGCAGGAACAGATCGCGGGCGGCGCGTTGTGGGGCGGATTGATGGATCCGCCTGCCCTTTCGAAACGTCCGGGCTTTGGCGCGCATGGCAGCCTGAAGGACACTGCCAGCACCGACATCATCGTGCATGCCGGCACCGCCATAGCGACGCTCTATCAATGCGGCGAAGCGTGGCAGATGGACCCGATCACGCTGGAAAGTCTCGGAAAGGCATCTTGGGGACCGATTGACGGCATCTCAGCGCATCCAAAGGTGGATGAAGCGACTGGCGAGATGATGTTTTTCAACTATTCCAAACACGCGCCCTACATGCATTACGGGGTCGTCGATCGCGCCGGTAAGCTCGCGCATTACGTCCCGATTCCACTGCCCGGCCCGCGCCTGCCGCATGATATGGCGATCACAAAGAACTGGTCGATCCTCAACGATATGCCGCTGTTTTGGGATGAAGAGCTGCTCAAGCGGGATATCCATGCGGCGCGCATTCACGAAGGCATACCAACGCGCTTCGCATTGATCCCGCGACACGGTCAGCCAGAAGATATTCGCTGGTTCGAGGCGTCTCCAACATATGTGCTGCATTGGACGAACGCTTGGGAAGACGGCGACGAGGTTGTGCTCGAAGGGTATTATCAGGACAAGCCAATGCCCGATCCGATCGAGGAAGCGGGCGAATACAGCCACATGATGGCCTATGTTGACGAGCATTCTTTCCAAAGCCGCCTGCACCGCTGGCGTTTCAATCTGAAAACGGGCGAAACCACCGAAGAGCGGTTGTGCGACAAGATCGTCGAATTCGGCATGATCAACCCGGATTATCTGATGAAGAAAAGCCGCTACATCTGGTCGACCACCACGCGGCCCGGATGGTTCCTGTTCAACGGCTATGTCCGCCACGACACCGAAACTGGCGCGGACCAAGTCTTCCAACTCCCCGACGGTGTCTATGCGAGCGAAAGCCCGATGGTGCCTCGAAAGGATGCGCAATCAGAGGATGACGGATACCTCGTCACCTTCCTAATTGACGAGAATAGCGGCGCGTCCGAACTCGCCATCTTGGATGCCAGCGATGTGACGAAAGGCCCGATCTGCCGCGCTCGATTGCCGCATAAAATTTCAAGCGGAGTGCATTCCACTTGGGTCGAGCATTCCCAGCTTCGTAGCGACAGAGAATTCAAACGCGCCAGCCTCGCCGCCTGA
- a CDS encoding superoxide dismutase translates to MAFALIDLPYPDTALEPAVSANTLSFHYGKHHQAYIDKMNAAIEGTDHADKSMEDIVAAARGSNQGLFNNAAQSWNHAFYWHSMAAEETAPSDELKAKIDAAFGSVEELKTQLKDRGAGHFASGWVWLAEKNGELSIEETHDGDTLADSGFNPLLTVDVWEHAYYLDHQNKRPAYLDAVVGSKLNWAFASENLARGSAWTYPA, encoded by the coding sequence ATGGCATTCGCACTGATTGATCTTCCTTACCCCGACACCGCGCTGGAACCAGCCGTTTCGGCAAACACCCTTTCGTTCCACTACGGAAAGCATCATCAGGCCTACATCGACAAGATGAACGCTGCGATCGAGGGCACCGATCACGCGGATAAATCGATGGAAGACATCGTTGCCGCTGCTCGTGGCAGCAACCAAGGGCTGTTCAACAACGCCGCGCAAAGCTGGAACCACGCGTTTTACTGGCACTCAATGGCCGCCGAAGAAACCGCGCCTTCGGATGAATTGAAGGCCAAGATCGACGCCGCATTCGGCTCGGTCGAAGAGCTCAAGACACAGCTTAAAGATCGCGGTGCTGGCCACTTCGCCAGCGGCTGGGTCTGGCTCGCCGAAAAGAATGGCGAGCTCAGCATCGAAGAAACACATGACGGCGACACGCTGGCCGACAGCGGCTTCAACCCGCTGTTGACCGTCGACGTGTGGGAGCACGCCTACTACCTCGATCACCAGAACAAGCGCCCGGCCTATCTGGATGCGGTTGTCGGATCGAAGCTCAACTGGGCATTCGCTAGCGAAAACCTCGCTCGGGGATCTGCTTGGACTTATCCTGCATAA
- a CDS encoding TetR/AcrR family transcriptional regulator gives MNDTKKIGRPRKFDADEAMMAAVSTFWTKGYDGASMKDLTDAMGISGPSLYAAFGDKRQLYLKAIDAYASNDACAPLVAFEAEPDIGKAVRAFMIAAIDYATAHESGAKGCFLSSCVATTAGEVEGVDQLLADAIKDTDERLAARFAQEVELGNLASDFPVLARARLLFDLRQGFVFRARAGLDAATMKAELNQRCRMILE, from the coding sequence ATGAACGATACAAAAAAGATCGGAAGACCTCGGAAATTCGACGCGGACGAGGCGATGATGGCGGCGGTCAGCACCTTTTGGACCAAGGGTTATGACGGCGCTTCTATGAAGGATTTGACCGATGCTATGGGGATAAGCGGCCCCAGCCTCTACGCTGCATTCGGGGACAAACGTCAGCTCTACCTCAAGGCAATCGATGCTTATGCTAGCAACGACGCCTGCGCCCCACTGGTCGCGTTTGAGGCTGAGCCTGACATCGGCAAAGCCGTTCGTGCATTTATGATTGCCGCAATTGATTATGCCACAGCGCACGAAAGCGGTGCGAAGGGGTGCTTCCTCAGTTCATGCGTGGCGACCACCGCCGGCGAGGTTGAAGGAGTTGATCAGCTGCTTGCAGATGCGATCAAAGACACCGACGAAAGACTGGCCGCTCGGTTCGCGCAAGAAGTCGAGCTGGGAAATCTTGCTAGCGACTTCCCAGTTTTGGCGCGCGCACGGTTGCTGTTCGATTTGCGCCAGGGTTTTGTGTTTCGGGCTCGCGCTGGATTGGATGCGGCCACGATGAAGGCCGAACTTAATCAGAGGTGTCGTATGATTCTGGAGTGA
- a CDS encoding DUF1190 domain-containing protein: MEMPVVSKRSKRSSKVALTTMAAIGGGAMLSACGSEPAAPMANAITEDTNQTEVQVFENIFACAKETGKTRQECDDMRQEALAKADEEAPRFAALQDCEAQYGAGQCVEAGVGTEEAQSGRRHYSPFVVAWFSSNRNASAPLFNSKAGGYQSANGSRVSFAGQPGKYTTSNRAFERPKSVPKVKPASRLAKKGGFGGRSTGWNLSDRDGGKSKRTASAGGSTRSKGG, from the coding sequence ATGGAAATGCCAGTAGTTTCAAAGCGCTCCAAGCGTTCTTCAAAAGTCGCATTGACGACAATGGCCGCGATTGGTGGCGGCGCAATGCTCTCCGCATGCGGTAGTGAGCCCGCAGCGCCGATGGCCAATGCGATCACCGAAGACACGAACCAAACAGAGGTTCAGGTCTTTGAGAACATCTTTGCTTGCGCAAAAGAGACCGGTAAGACTCGCCAAGAATGCGACGACATGCGTCAGGAAGCGTTGGCAAAGGCTGATGAAGAAGCTCCGCGCTTCGCGGCGCTTCAGGATTGCGAAGCACAATATGGCGCAGGCCAATGTGTGGAAGCCGGTGTAGGTACCGAAGAAGCCCAAAGCGGTCGGCGGCACTACTCGCCTTTCGTAGTCGCATGGTTCTCAAGTAACCGGAACGCCAGCGCACCTTTGTTCAACAGCAAGGCGGGCGGATACCAATCTGCCAATGGCTCACGCGTCAGCTTTGCCGGCCAGCCCGGCAAATACACCACATCCAACCGCGCGTTTGAACGTCCAAAGTCAGTGCCGAAGGTAAAACCCGCTTCGCGTCTCGCGAAAAAGGGCGGCTTCGGCGGACGCAGCACGGGTTGGAACTTGTCTGACCGTGATGGCGGCAAATCGAAACGGACTGCAAGCGCAGGTGGATCGACGCGTAGTAAAGGCGGCTAA
- the uvrC gene encoding excinuclease ABC subunit UvrC, protein MAKTPAGKPSNPHGAERFNEERAAYTVASAQPNLEAGVEAIRDTVKTLKPVPGVYRMLDTRGDVLYVGKARSLKARVANYTQINGLTGRLQRMVSQCRSMEIITTNSEAEALLLEAQLIKRFRPPFNVLLRDDKSFPFILLRSDHAFPRIHKHRGARKAKGNYYGPFASAGSVNTTLNALQKLFLLRNCTDSFFNNRDRPCLLYQIKRCSAPCVGRISEDDYEGLVKQAKDFLAGKSGQVQADLEKQMAKAAEELDFETAAILRDRLRAATFIQGSQAINASGVGDADVFALAAKGGHIAVQAFFIRGGQNWGHRAFFPSHTKDVEEAQVLSNVMLQFYEEVPPPSTVLVDRDLPESELIEAALSEVAEKKVQLSVPQRGDRRRLMEQASRNAVEALERRLAEKGTRAKIGREMAEFLELDAPPERVEVYDNSHIQGAKAVGAMVVAGPEGFEKSQYRKFNIKTAQTNDDFGMMREVMERRFTRAMKDDPDRERDGVWPDLVLIDGGKGQMSSVQSVLGELGIDDVPVIGIAKGPHHGREGREVFHFPDGREKMLPTNSPLLFHLQNLRDEVHRYVIGAHRAKRSKAITASPLDEIPGIGPARKRALLLHFGTASKVRAAALEDLQRAPGVSEKVAQQVYDFYHAGG, encoded by the coding sequence ATGGCTAAAACCCCGGCAGGCAAACCTTCCAATCCGCACGGGGCCGAGCGTTTCAATGAGGAGCGCGCGGCCTATACCGTCGCGTCTGCTCAGCCGAACCTTGAAGCGGGTGTCGAGGCGATCCGGGATACGGTGAAGACGCTGAAACCCGTGCCCGGCGTGTACCGCATGCTCGATACGCGCGGCGATGTTCTGTATGTGGGGAAGGCCCGCTCGCTCAAGGCGAGGGTCGCGAACTACACGCAAATCAACGGACTGACAGGCCGGCTGCAGCGGATGGTGAGCCAATGCCGCAGCATGGAGATTATCACCACCAATTCCGAGGCTGAGGCGCTGCTGCTCGAAGCGCAGCTGATCAAGCGGTTTCGCCCGCCGTTCAACGTGCTGCTGCGCGATGACAAGAGCTTCCCGTTTATCCTGCTGCGGTCCGATCACGCCTTCCCGCGCATCCACAAACATCGCGGCGCACGCAAGGCGAAGGGGAATTATTACGGCCCATTTGCCAGCGCGGGCAGCGTCAACACCACGCTCAATGCCCTGCAAAAGCTGTTCCTGCTGAGGAATTGCACCGACAGCTTCTTCAACAACCGCGATCGGCCATGCCTGCTGTACCAGATCAAGCGGTGCTCCGCGCCGTGCGTGGGCCGCATCAGCGAGGATGATTACGAGGGGCTGGTCAAACAGGCGAAGGACTTCCTCGCGGGCAAATCTGGGCAGGTTCAAGCCGACCTTGAAAAACAGATGGCGAAGGCTGCAGAGGAGCTGGACTTTGAAACCGCTGCAATCCTGAGAGACCGCCTGCGCGCGGCAACCTTTATTCAAGGGTCGCAGGCGATCAATGCCAGCGGTGTGGGGGACGCGGATGTCTTCGCGCTCGCGGCCAAGGGCGGGCATATCGCGGTGCAGGCGTTCTTCATTCGCGGTGGGCAAAACTGGGGCCACCGCGCCTTCTTCCCTAGCCACACGAAAGACGTGGAGGAGGCGCAGGTCCTCTCCAACGTCATGCTGCAATTCTACGAGGAAGTGCCGCCGCCATCGACCGTGCTGGTCGACCGCGACTTGCCCGAAAGCGAGCTGATCGAAGCGGCCTTGTCGGAAGTGGCCGAGAAGAAAGTGCAGCTTTCCGTGCCTCAGCGCGGCGACCGGCGCAGGCTGATGGAGCAGGCGAGCCGCAACGCTGTTGAGGCGCTGGAACGGCGGCTGGCGGAAAAGGGTACCCGCGCCAAGATTGGCCGCGAAATGGCAGAATTCCTTGAACTCGACGCGCCGCCGGAGCGGGTCGAGGTCTATGACAACTCGCATATCCAGGGCGCGAAGGCCGTGGGTGCGATGGTGGTTGCGGGGCCGGAGGGCTTCGAGAAATCGCAATACCGCAAATTCAACATCAAAACCGCGCAGACCAATGACGATTTCGGCATGATGCGCGAAGTGATGGAACGCCGCTTTACCCGCGCGATGAAGGACGATCCCGACCGTGAGCGCGACGGCGTGTGGCCCGATCTTGTCCTGATCGATGGCGGCAAGGGCCAGATGTCGAGCGTGCAATCTGTGCTGGGCGAACTGGGCATTGATGACGTGCCGGTGATCGGCATCGCCAAGGGGCCGCATCACGGGCGCGAGGGGCGCGAAGTGTTCCACTTCCCCGATGGGCGGGAGAAGATGCTGCCGACCAATTCGCCGTTATTGTTCCACCTGCAAAATCTGCGCGATGAAGTGCACCGCTATGTCATCGGCGCGCACCGCGCAAAACGCAGCAAAGCGATCACCGCCAGCCCGCTGGACGAAATCCCCGGCATCGGCCCGGCCCGCAAGCGCGCACTGCTGCTGCATTTCGGCACAGCCAGCAAAGTGCGCGCAGCGGCGCTAGAAGACTTGCAACGCGCGCCGGGCGTGAGTGAGAAAGTGGCGCAGCAGGTCTACGATTTTTATCACGCAGGTGGGTGA
- a CDS encoding universal stress protein has protein sequence MKSILVHAADDSAMESRMQVALDIARATGAHITFLQSVSYEVFAPGDFYGSAMAAALPQIKQAAEDFRAKTEADLANEDAVWEWKFLYGMAEDRLLEQSALHDVILVGPHDVGENGKRPSRMAGELALKAPVPVLVVPDEAKRFNLSAPVLVAWNGSSEAAVALRAAVPMLKYASNVFLACVAEDKSRERHDFRLDEGAKYLSRHGVDAEIVELPSGKLKVSDVLFSAAEKRGCSMMVMGAYGHSRFAEMLFGGVTRRSLTDPQMPIFLAH, from the coding sequence ATGAAATCGATCCTCGTTCACGCCGCTGATGACAGTGCAATGGAATCGCGCATGCAAGTCGCGCTCGACATAGCCCGCGCCACTGGTGCGCACATCACCTTCCTTCAGTCAGTGAGCTATGAAGTCTTCGCACCGGGCGACTTCTATGGCTCTGCGATGGCCGCCGCGCTTCCTCAGATCAAACAGGCAGCGGAGGACTTTCGCGCCAAGACCGAAGCCGATCTCGCCAATGAAGACGCCGTATGGGAGTGGAAATTTCTCTACGGCATGGCAGAAGATCGCCTGCTGGAACAGTCCGCGTTGCATGATGTGATTCTTGTCGGTCCGCATGACGTTGGCGAAAACGGGAAGCGTCCCTCCCGCATGGCTGGCGAGCTTGCTTTGAAAGCACCGGTTCCCGTCTTGGTAGTGCCGGACGAAGCGAAACGTTTCAATCTGAGCGCACCAGTGCTTGTGGCTTGGAATGGCTCGTCCGAGGCCGCCGTTGCCCTTCGCGCAGCAGTTCCCATGCTCAAATATGCAAGCAACGTGTTCCTCGCCTGCGTTGCAGAAGACAAATCACGGGAGCGGCATGATTTCCGGCTGGATGAGGGTGCGAAATATCTCAGTCGCCACGGTGTCGATGCGGAGATTGTAGAGCTGCCTAGCGGAAAGCTGAAAGTCTCGGATGTGCTTTTCTCTGCTGCCGAGAAGCGAGGATGCTCAATGATGGTGATGGGCGCATATGGCCATTCACGGTTTGCGGAAATGCTCTTTGGGGGCGTCACACGTCGCTCATTAACCGACCCGCAGATGCCGATATTCTTGGCGCACTAG